A window of Fusarium oxysporum Fo47 chromosome II, complete sequence genomic DNA:
TCAAGCAGAGTCTCAACTTCACGGTTCAAAGTCTCCTTGACAAATTGCATACAGACTCAGAAGCCAGGCAAGCCCaggatgaggctcttgagtCGCGACAAATCGCTGAGGCCGCGATGGCTGAGCGTGATGAGATGAAGGCTCAGCTCGAGCTGGGTGCTGATGGGCTGGTTGCCAAATTACAAAAGCAATTGGACGAACAATCTCGATTCATTGACGCTCAAAGAAGACAGGCAGACGGACTCAAAGCTGAATTGGATAGTATGCAAACTATGAGAGCCAAGGAAGCCCAGCGATACGAGTTGGAAACACGAGAGCTGTACCTGATGCTTCGAGATGCACAGGACGTAGCTGCTTCCAAGGCTATCAAAAGCGCTGCTGCCAGCGCCAGCGCCAGTAGCAAGACAGCTGGCCCTGAAGACCCTGCTCGTATGCAGGGTATCCTGGATCGCGAACGCCTCATGGAACGGTTACAAATGCAGATCGAGCGGCAGAAGACACAATACAAGCTTGAGGGGCGTGTTTGGGGAGATGCTGTTGGACCTTCAGACCGTCTTCGAGCCCTGCGCGAAGAGATGGACGACAGGCCTGGAACACCTCCCGGTGGCGGTACGCCTCCTCGGGACTTCACCAACAGTGTTCTGGGCAGCATCCACCGCAATACCAAGATTCCACGCAAGCCCCTTAAGAGACGCTCTGATGGTGAAGTGATcgatgaggacgacgagactgagggtgaagatggtgTCATCTTCGAGAAGCCCAGAATCGTCGAGATGAAGCGACCTACGATAGACCCCAAGCAGCAAGCTGGCTTACTTGGTGAGATTGgttccaaggtcaagaagttCGATGCCAGTGATTCCGAAGATGATACTACCGGTCCTTCTCACCCTAGTATGGAGACTTCGTCACCCATCACTCCCCCAGGTGATAGCGAAACTCCCAAAATCGAAGTCACTGGTGCTGctcctccgcctcctccgccgccacctccacctcctccgATGCCCGGCCAAATACCCGGAgctccgccgccgccgcctccgCCTCCGCCTCTCCCTATGCCGGGCCAGATTCCTGGTGCCCCTCCGCCTCCGCCCCCCTTGCCTGGCATGCTGATGCCAGGTGGTgggcctcctcctcctccaccaccacctccgtTACCTGGTGCTGGAGGTatgcctcctccaccaccgcctcctTTGCCTGGTGCTATGTCCGGGCACTACTTGTCGCGACAACCCGCTTTCGGGGCTGCACCAAGCATTGGTCTACCTGTTGTTCgccccaagaagaagctcaaggcctTGCATTGGGAGAAGGTCGATGCCCCTGAGACCAGTCACTGGGCGGCCCATACACCCTCTGCCGAAGCCCGAGAGGAGAAGTATCAGGAGCTCAGCAAGAAGGGTATTCTCGACGAGGTTGAGAAACTGTTCATggccaaggagatcaagaagattggtATAGGAAGCTCTTCTAAGAAGGATGACAAGAAGCAAATCATCTCTTCTGATCTCCGCAAGGCCTATGGTAAGTGCATACCCTTTTATGCACAATTGCTTTACCTGCTAATACTACACAGAAATTGCTTTTGCCAAGTTTTCACAGTACTCTGTCGAAAAGATTGTTCAAATGATCATTCACTGCGATCCAGAAATTCTAGACAACACTGTAGTGATGGACTTTTTGCAGAAGGACGACCTCTGTAATATCCCCGACAACACAGTCAAGCAAATGGCACCGTACAGCAAGGACTGGACCGGACCTGATGCCAAGTCTCAAGACCGTGAACTTGATCCCTCGGAGCTCACTCGACAAGATCAGCTTTACCTCTACACGGCTTTTGAGTTACATCACTACTGGAAGAGTCGAATGAGGGCTCTTGCTCTTACTAGAAGCTTTGAGCAAGAGTACGAAGAGATTAACGAGAAGATCCGACAGGTTGTTACAGTATCTGAGTCGCTACGCGATTCCGTTTCATTGATGAACGTACTTGGCCTTATTTTGGATATCGGTAATTACATGAACGATGCGAACAAGCAAGCACGCGGTTTCAAGCTCAGCTCTCTTGCAAGATTGGGTATGGTCAAGGACGACAAGAACGAGTCAACATTGGCCGATCTCGTGGAGCGTATTGTACGGAACCAGTACCCTGAGTGGGAGACATTTGCAGATGATATCAACGGAGTCATGACGGCACAGAAGATCAACATTGAGCAACTTCAGGCGGATGCGAAGAAATACATCGACAATATTAGAAACATTCAAATGTCGTTGGATTCTGGTAACCTAAGCGACCCCAAGCAGTTCCATCCCCAGGACCGAGTGAGTCAAATCGCCCAACGCATTATGAAGGAAGCCAGAAGAAAATCCGAACAGATGGAGCTGTACttggaagagatgatgaagacatACAAGGATATCATGGTATTTTACGGCGAGGACCCCGCAGATGATGGTGCCCGCCGAGATTTCTTTGCCAAGCTGGCATTGTTCGTGGGAGAGTGGAAGAAGTCTCGTGAGAAGAACGTGCAGGTGGAAGAGACAAGGAAGCGTAACGAGGCGTCAATGAAACGGAAGCACACAGCACAACTCAAACTTACCAACGCCAACGCCGAGGCAGGACCTACGTCTCCATCCAATACCGGTGCCATGGACTCCCTCCTGGAGAAGCTACGTGCAGCTGCGCCGCAAGCTCGGGACCAGAGAGACCGAAGAAGGCGTGCGCGACTCAAGGACCGTCACCAGGTCCGCGTTGCGTCAGGGCAAAAGATTCCCGACCTCGACGAAATTCCAGAAGTGGAAGCTGgcctcaagaacaaggaggaACCCACCGAAGACGACGGCAAAGTGCTCAGCCCCGGCCTCTCATCACCCCGTGAAGGTGAAGACGACGTTGCCGATAGAGCAGCAGCTCTTCTACAAGGCATGcgtggtggtgatggcgcAGATGACAACGATCCCGAGAGGAGAGAAACCCTTCGAAAAGCCAGACGGCAAacagcagaggaagagagaaggcTACGAAGACGGCGAAGAGAAAGGGCGACTACAAATCAGTCAGAAGAGAACCCCGACGAACAAAAGGAAGAACTCAGGGAAGAGTCAAAAGTAGAAGAAGGAGAGGCGGCCAAAGAGCCACcgaaggaagaggaagcgcCTATAGAAGATGATGTTCCAACACCCAGAGCAGCGACTACCAGCGACGGTgccccagaagaagagcaagggGAAAAGGCATAGGCATAGGCATAGGCATGGCACAGGCACGAGGATGAGATGGGATGGGCGGTGTTTGTGATTCGAGATGCATACTGATGGTGTTGGGAACTGTTTAGGGGTGGAAAGATCGCGTTTGTATGTATTGCACGCGCTATACGTAATGTCTACACCAACACATATAGTGGAAGAGAGAGCACTTGAACAATTTGTGTGTCATGGTGATCTTGATATTGCAGTACTGGTCGCAAGTGACAGTCAGAAATTGAGTACCCTGACTCAGCTAGGAGTGGCTTTACCTAGCGTATTTCAACGCAAGTTTTGCCTCTGAGCAAGTCCTTGTCCATCTGATATGACCCAAAAAGCGTGTAGGTTGTCCATGCTGTTCAGACCTGATCGCATACAGGCGCTTGTGACCTTTTCATCCCTGACCTTGTAACTCAACCCCTCCTCGACAGCGTTGTCCACCGTTCAACTGTCCTGAAGCCTCTTCCATCCAAGATTTCGTCCTCGCATCGTGATTCAGGGTTTCCGTTGACTTTCCTTGTCGCCACCCAGTCGCTCCTTGTTCAATGTTTCGTCAGGGAACGGCGAATAGACTGCCGAGGCGGCAGAAACCACCAGTGACATGACCCATGAGACCAATGCATACTTCTTGAACAAGAATAGAGCAGTCTTTCAAGAGATGGTAGAAGTAAGCGGCGCGTCCGACTTCGAGTGCCAGAAACGAGAGAATCGTAAAGAATCGAACATGACCCTGATAAATGTCCGGAGATATCTCACGCAAGAAGAAAATGAAGGTGAGTATACTGATGGACCAGGCCGTGGTCAGAATGAACCGCCGACCTGGGTCATCACGAGCTGGCCACAGGGCCAAAATGTACCACCACCATTTGCGACGAGGCTTACGAAGAAGGTCATCACGGGCTGGCCATAAGGCCATAGCATACCACCACCAGCTGTGACAAGGCCTATGGTAAGGGTGCTTGTCAGCGGCTGGCCGGGGAGCAGCTTCAGCTACTCTGTTCACGGCCGATCGACCGGCATGATTTCCGCGTCTTGATCGTATAAGCTCTTCTGGTGTAGGAGTAGCGGGTCCACATATCCAGTTCCACAAGGTGGTGAGAACTATGTGGATGGCTGTTATACTGAGTACGACACCCTCAAAAGAGCAGAAGATACTACATGGCGCAGGGATGGCCATGGCGAAACCGGTGCATATATTCCGCTGAAGCTTGTACTGGCTTGTGAAAATGGAGGATTTCGTAGTAAAAGTTGAAGAAATAGGCAGTCTTGGGATGGTCGAATTTAAACCCAGAACATGCATTGATGTGAGAGTAATGCGATAGAAGAACGAGAAAGTAGGGCTGAGAATGCATTACACATGCAAAATAACTGTAAACTTTGATGTTCCATACAATTATTATACCTCTGTGCTCGTTTAGCAGGAAAACCCATACGCCAATCCAGTTTACCTTTACGGCACAACCTTAAAAGTGCCAATTGTCCTCACGGAGATCACAACTCGTACTGCATTAACGCCGTCTAGCCAGCATGCTCAGCGTGATGGACTCAAAGGCCGATTGAATCCACCGTTCCTGTTCATGTACTGACGATActccgtcttcttctctttgtgCACACCACCAGCATTGTTGCCTGAaaccttcttgttcttggtcgTTCCAAATCCGCCGAAGCCCATCATAGCCTGCATAGCGgccatatcgtcgtcctctgCGTCCATaggatcttcttcaacctctgaAGCCTGGCCCTCTTCTGAGCGGTTGCTTTCCTCTTCACGCTGCGCGCGTgatggcggtggtggtgagCGGCTTGCACGAGAGCCGACGTTGAAGGACATATTTGGTGCCGGGCGCTTTGCGTCGGGGCGAGGGCGCGTAGGAAGTGCTTCGTGAGTAGGACTTCGTGATTGTGGTGAGGCTGAGCGACGAGATTTGCCTGCGTGGCAAGTTAGGTTTTCATAACGTTGAAATGGGGATGTGGGCGCATACTTCGTTTGTCTCTATCATCGTCACGACGCTCATCTCCTCTCAGTCGTGGTGGCGCACCCTCTGCATCCTCTCTCCGTCTATCCCTCCTATCTCGATCATCATGATGGCGCGGGCCTCTATCCCTAGGTCGGTTCCTATCACCATCTCGGTCTCGATGTCTCCTGTCCGGCGATCTCGATCGATCTCTGTATCCACGGCGCTCGCGTGATCTTGACCTGTAGCCTCTGCGATCGCGGTCGTTGTCCCTATTGTGTCCTCCACGCCTATCGCGTCTGTCGGATTCGTCCCACATTTGACGACTATCGGGTCGTCTATTTCGCCTAGAGTCTCCCATTATGTGTGTTGTAGATTTTTGATTCCGGTTCTGAGAATTCGctgatgatcttgagataTTGACACTGTAAGGTGAAGAATGTTGGAAAATGCATCCAACAAGTTCTAGAAAGAGGAAGGCTGAAACGAGATAACTTTTAAGTGGAGTTTGAGCTTCAAGTGGCGGTGGCTGGTGAAGCTTCATCATTGGCCCGAGCTCTCATGGACCCCGGATCGTCTCCAACTCTCAGCCTTGCGTCGTCATATCAATTTGCTACTCCTACGTGTTCTCTGGAGCTTGTTCTCACACAAACTCACCCGATGAGGAATTGAAAACTCTAGGATTCGCTCAAAAAAAATCTTTATCTCACTTTCTCTTCTAGAGGCTTGTGAGAAACACTTTTTATCGTCAGTATGGTGAAAATTGCCCATTGGGTGTCGGCGGCGACACTCGCTCTGGGCGTCTCAGCCGCAGACGATGCATCTTCTGTGCTGACGACAGAAATCGGCCGTCAAAACAACCAGAGCCTCTTTTGGGGACCCTACAAGTCCAATCTGTACTTTGGCGTGCGACCACGAACACCAGATGGTCTATGGACAGGGCTCATGTGGGGGAAGGTTGACAACTACCATGATATTCAGAATGGTAAGAAATAACGAGCTTCGTGATTTGAATGCTCTAACACTTGCCTTCTAGGTTTCAGATATACCTGCGAGCAGGGAGAAGATATGCATGGCTACGGATGGGATGAGTATGATGCCCGCATAGGCGGTGTGCAGTCAATTCACGACAAGGGCAACAACATCGACCTGACGACTACTTTTGTGAAGATCCCCGGTGGAAATCATGGTGGCAGCTGGGCTGCCCGAATCAGGGGCGAGCTGCGAGACGGTGCGCCCAAAAATACCAGGACTATGCTATTCTATTATATCGCCCaggatggtgatggcgaACTTGCTGTTGAAGGTGAGGGTACCAAGTATGGTTTCAAAGACGACGTTACTCTTAAGGGCAGTTCAAAGGCGCTAGGAGACtacaagcttctcatcacaAAGGGTACCGGAGAGCACCCTTCAACAGATCACAAGTTTCTGGAAGATCGACATGGCGACACAACCATCGTCTCGAGTACTGAGGTCCCAGCCGACCTTACCTGGCAGGGCAAGCCCGTTGTCTTCAAGCAACTTCAAGATGCCGTTTCGCCCGTGCAGCAGAATGCTGACCAGGCGGACCCGCCTCCACCGTGGCAGGTGTACCGTATTGCCCATGCGCCTGGAAAAGGCAACGTCCATATAGTCGAGAAGACCTTCGAGGGACGGTTCGAGTTCGATGTCATCTTTTCATCCGAATCTGGAGGCAAGGAGTTTACTTCTGAGGAGGTTACTGAACAGATCGAGAAGACTTCAGAAATCTTCAACGAGCGTTTCACCAAcaccttcaagctcaaggagccTTTCACACAGGAGAAGTACAAGAAATTCGGCAAGAGCATGCTGTCAAACCTTATTGGCGGCATAGGGTACTTCCATGGTCACCAGCTAATTGATCGATCGTATGCGCCTGAGTATGAGGAGCAGAACGACGGGTTCTGGGAGGAGGCCGCGCAAGCCAAGGCACGCACACAGCCAGAACTCGAAGGCCCCTATGAGCTTTTCACCAGTGTTCCTTCTCGCCCTTTCTTCCCCCGCGGCTTCCTGTGGGATGAAGGATTTCACCTGATTCCCATTGCCGACTGGGATATTGACCTCACACTTGAGATTGTCAAGAGCTGGTACAACACtatggatgaagatggctggATCGCGCGCGAACAGATTCTAGGTCACGAGGCCCGGAGTAAGGTACCCCCTGAGTTTCAAGTGCAATTTCCGCATTATGCCAACCCCCCTACCCTCTTCCTTATCATCGAGGGCTTCATGGAGCGTCTTCGCGCATCAAACGGAACCAAGAGCGAGGCAAAGGAACGCATTCTGGGGGCCGACCCTCTGCAAACCGCTCACCTCGACAATATTGAGCTCGGCGAGAACTATCTTCGAAAGTTGTACCCCCTGTTGAGACAACAATATGACTGGTTCCGCAAAACTCAGCGAGGTGACATAAAGAATTATGACCGTGAGGCATACTCAACCAAGGAAGCATACAGATGGAGGGGCCGTACTGAGACTCACATCCTCACCAGTGGCCTGGACGACTATCCTCGACCCCAGCCCCCTTCGCCGGGCGAGCTGCACGTCGATCTCATGTCCTGGGTTGGGCTGATGACAAAGTCGTTGATGAACATCGCAGACGCCCTCGGCATGGCTGAAGATGTGAATGAGTATAGGAAGAACTTGGACGGCATCGAGCACAACCTCAATGATCTCCACTGGTCTGATGAGGACGGTTGCTATTGCGACGCAACGATCGATGATTACGAGGAACACGCGCTCGTATGCCACAAGGGCTACATTTCCCTGTTCCCTTTCCTGGTCGGCCTGATGAAGGCTGACGACCCCAAGCTGGGCAAGATTCTTGATCTGGTCGG
This region includes:
- a CDS encoding uncharacterized protein (expressed protein); protein product: MAIPAPCSIFCSFEGVVLSITAIHIVLTTLWNWICGPATPTPEELIRSRRGNHAGRSAVNRVAEAAPRPAADKHPYHRPCHSWWWYAMALWPARDDLLRKPRRKWWWYILALWPARDDPGRRFILTTAWSISILTFIFFLREISPDIYQGHVRFFTILSFLALEVGRAAYFYHLLKDCSILVQEVCIGLMGHVTGGFCRLGSLFAVP
- a CDS encoding uncharacterized protein (of unknown function-domain containing protein), with the translated sequence MGDSRRNRRPDSRQMWDESDRRDRRGGHNRDNDRDRRGYRSRSRERRGYRDRSRSPDRRHRDRDGDRNRPRDRGPRHHDDRDRRDRRREDAEGAPPRLRGDERRDDDRDKRSKSRRSASPQSRSPTHEALPTRPRPDAKRPAPNMSFNVGSRASRSPPPPSRAQREEESNRSEEGQASEVEEDPMDAEDDDMAAMQAMMGFGGFGTTKNKKVSGNNAGGVHKEKKTEYRQYMNRNGGFNRPLSPSR
- a CDS encoding glycoside hydrolase, translating into MVKIAHWVSAATLALGVSAADDASSVLTTEIGRQNNQSLFWGPYKSNLYFGVRPRTPDGLWTGLMWGKVDNYHDIQNGFRYTCEQGEDMHGYGWDEYDARIGGVQSIHDKGNNIDLTTTFVKIPGGNHGGSWAARIRGELRDGAPKNTRTMLFYYIAQDGDGELAVEGEGTKYGFKDDVTLKGSSKALGDYKLLITKGTGEHPSTDHKFLEDRHGDTTIVSSTEVPADLTWQGKPVVFKQLQDAVSPVQQNADQADPPPPWQVYRIAHAPGKGNVHIVEKTFEGRFEFDVIFSSESGGKEFTSEEVTEQIEKTSEIFNERFTNTFKLKEPFTQEKYKKFGKSMLSNLIGGIGYFHGHQLIDRSYAPEYEEQNDGFWEEAAQAKARTQPELEGPYELFTSVPSRPFFPRGFLWDEGFHLIPIADWDIDLTLEIVKSWYNTMDEDGWIAREQILGHEARSKVPPEFQVQFPHYANPPTLFLIIEGFMERLRASNGTKSEAKERILGADPLQTAHLDNIELGENYLRKLYPLLRQQYDWFRKTQRGDIKNYDREAYSTKEAYRWRGRTETHILTSGLDDYPRPQPPSPGELHVDLMSWVGLMTKSLMNIADALGMAEDVNEYRKNLDGIEHNLNDLHWSDEDGCYCDATIDDYEEHALVCHKGYISLFPFLVGLMKADDPKLGKILDLVGDEEHLWSPHGIRSLSKKDEFYATGENYWRSPVWMPINYLALSQLQNVASQEGPYRGKAKDLFTRLRKNLVDTVYKSWEETGFAWEQYNPDTGAGQRTQHFTGWTSLVVKIMAMEDPSQEAHAKDEL